A genomic region of Vitis vinifera cultivar Pinot Noir 40024 chromosome 7, ASM3070453v1 contains the following coding sequences:
- the LOC100249236 gene encoding protein DETOXIFICATION 49, protein MDYDKAPASSAPLLCYANNLSKSKESINKDLLGQEEDSQFSQHQLTWRPTLSEVFEEIKQLYSIALPMIITGLLIYGKSAISMLFMGRLGKEALAGGSLSIGFANITGYSVISGLAMGMEAISSQACGAKQWPLMAQTLQRTTAILASACIPISLLWLNVERILLFCGQDPTMSSIASTYLAFSLPDLLFQSLISPLKIYLRSQNITLPLMISALFSLALHAPINYFLVYHLGLGIRGVAMAVAVTDLNLLAILLLYLCFSGTYRKSWQGWSLRCCFDEWKPILMLAIPSCISVCLEWWWYELMIVLSGLLWDAAEAVAAMGILIQATSLVYIFPSSLSLAVSTRVGNMLGANQPGKAKVSALVALSCAIFTSFIAMSFMTTMRNAWGQAFSADKAIVSLTAMTMPVVGLCELGNCPQTTGCGVLRGSARPTLGANINLGSFYAIGLPISVLMGFFMDMGLLGLWLGLVGAQTVCALVMLLVTLRTDWVAQAHRARALTGIYMDCEVGSKTPEELIPVKLVDY, encoded by the exons ATGGATTATGATAAGGCACCTGCATCCTCGGCTCCTCTATTGTGCTATGCCAATAATCTATCCAAATCAAAAGAAAGTATTAATAAGGATTTACTGGGCCAGGAAGAAGATTCCCAGTTCTCCCAACATCAACTAACCTGGCGACCAACCCTTTCAGAG GTGTTTGAAGAGATCAAGCAGCTTTATTCCATAGCTTTACCCATGATTATCACGGGCCTGCTCATCTATGGGAAATCAGCGATATCGATGttgttcatggggagactagggaAGGAGGCATTGGCAGGTGGGTCTCTCTCAATTGGCTTTGCTAACATCACCGGCTACTCTGTCATCTCTGGCCTTGCCATGGGCATGGAAGCCATCTCCTCTCAAGCCTGCGGAGCCAAGCAGTGGCCTCTCATGGCCCAAACACTACAGCGGACAACTGCAATTTTGGCTTCTGCTTGCATACCCATCTCCCTCTTGTGGCTAAACGTGGAACGCATCCTTCTATTTTGCGGCCAAGACCCAACCATGTCTTCAATTGCTTCCACCTACCTCGCATTCTCTCTCCCTGATCTCCTTTTCCAATCCCTAATCAGTCCTCTCAAAATTTACTTGAGATCCCAGAACATCACTCTCCCTCTCATGATCAGCGCCTTATTTTCACTCGCTCTCCACGCCCCCATCAACTACTTCCTCGTCTACCATCTCGGCCTCGGCATTCGAGGCGTGGCCATGGCCGTGGCTGTAACAGACCTCAATCTCCTCGCAATACTCCTTCTCTACCTCTGCTTTTCCGGGACATATAGAAAATCATGGCAAGGCTGGTCGCTCAGGTGCTGCTTTGATGAGTGGAAGCCAATTCTTATGCTGGCCATCCCCAGTTGCATATCAGTCTGCTTAGAGTGGTGGTGGTACGAGCTGATGATAGTCCTTTCAGGGCTGTTATGGGACGCGGCCGAGGCAGTGGCCGCCATGGGAATTCTCATACAAGCAACTTCACTTGTCTACATCTTCCCTTCCTCACTGAGCCTTGCCGTGTCAACACGTGTCGGGAACATGCTAGGCGCAAACCAACCTGGCAAAGCCAAAGTCTCAGCTCTCGTTGCACTCTCCTGTGCCATCTTCACCAGCTTCATCGCCATGTCATTCATGACAACCATGAGAAACGCTTGGGGACAGGCTTTCTCTGCAGACAAAGCCATTGTATCCTTAACGGCCATGACAATGCCGGTGGTGGGGCTCTGTGAGCTTGGGAACTGCCCACAGACCACTGGCTGTGGGGTCCTGAGGGGCAGTGCCAGGCCCACTCTTGGCGCCAACATCAACTTGGGCTCCTTCTACGCTATTGGTCTGCCCATTTCAGTGCTAATGGGCTTTTTCATGGACATGGGCTTATTGGGTCTGTGGTTGGGCCTTGTTGGAGCGCAGACTGTGTGTGCATTAGTCATGCTGCTTGTGACTTTGAGAACAGATTGGGTGGCACAAGCCCACAGAGCCAGAGCGCTCACTGGTATCTATATGGACTGCGAAGTAGGAAGTAAAACCCCCGAAGAATTAATACCAGTCAAGCTTGTGGATTACTAA
- the LOC100259450 gene encoding uncharacterized protein LOC100259450 encodes MPMACLDMYNSEHKGLCAPMSPRISFSNDFVESQQMIKHERSSREAPVSSDFEFSVTNYSMMSADELFFKGRLLPFKDNCTNHSQKTTLREELLVVDEEEVSRRPPKGSTRWKGLLGLKRTHIGSKKTDKTDGPMVEGKRSVLVHEEAHVGKTSTQEMLNDGGSSCRDVEFRT; translated from the exons ATGCCCATGGCATGTTTAGACATGTACAACTCCGAGCACAAAGGTCTTTGCGCTCCAATGAGCCCCAGAATCTCTTTCTCCAATGATTTTGTTGAGTCCCAGCAGATGATCAAGCACGAAAGGAGCTCCAGGGAGGCTCCAGTGTCTTCAGACTTTGAATTCTCTGTGACCAACTACTCCATGATGAGTGCTGATGAGCTTTTCTTCAAGGGTAGGTTGCTGCCTTTTAAGGACAATTGCACCAATCACTCGCAGAAGACGACCCTCAGAGAGGAGCTTCTTGTGGTTGACGAGGAGGAAGTTTCACGCCGGCCGCCCAAGGGCTCCACCAGATGGAAGGGGCTTCTGGGTCTCAAGAGAACCCACATTGGCTCCAAGAAAACTGATAAGACTGATGGGCCAATGGTGGAAGGCAAGAGGTCTGTTTTGGTTCATGAAGAGGCTCATGTTGGCAAGACCTCGACACAG GAAATGTTGAATGATGGAGGGTCAAGTTGCAGAGACGTTGAGTTTAGGACATAA
- the LOC100264623 gene encoding B3 domain-containing protein Os01g0234100 isoform X1, whose amino-acid sequence MGVDQNVVKQEVEDEVFRMASSRESRRSREEDVTLAQLSQTVRTFAPSTPQSLTKIKLKSSTRTKQKKCVEKKEKGFGIKRRRSTFKLKHEASDHSPKSASRKRNKAAVDGSCTPLKAKTSALIRAEEVQSNLGPEFPSFVKVLVRSHVSSCFWMGLPGPFCDMHLPKKDVIITLEDESGAACQIKYIADKTGLSAGWRRFSMDHKLLEGDVLVFHLVEPTSFKVYIIRANDLTEVDGALGLLELDTHTKNDAGKLVAVSVIADLDTVACKSSKRKHSKSLPLVVFQKKNRKTGSIPNLMQREQSENDSEGNGSEVLEGSKFFEPAVQFKDISFDNFNILVDGLLIDSELPEDTRAKYYELCCSQNAFLHEKIVEGLNCRLIAEIISQTVQIADALRACKLTTSRVEFTNWERTLKAFEVLGMNVGFLQARLDHLVSLAFDSEGAMYSRQYMEVTIERAHAEDEMRDLEDKLMELKAASERMDADIETLKEAVENHVIRFQEEIVAPW is encoded by the exons ATGGGCGTGGATCAAAATGTTGTTAAGCAGGAAGTGGAGGATGAAGTGTTCAGAATGGCGTCGTCTCGGGAGAGCCGAAGGTCCAGGGAAGAAGACGTGACTCTGGCTCAATTGTCCCAGACTGTGCGGACCTTCGCTCCCTCCACGCCGCAGTCACTAACAAAGATCAAGCTCAAGTCTTCTACTCGG ACTAAACAGAAAAAGTGTGtagagaaaaaagagaagggTTTTGGGATCAAGAGGAGGCGTTCGACTTTCAAATTGAAGCAC GAGGCATCTGATCATTCACCAAAGTCTGCAAG CCGTAAACGAAATAAGGCTGCAGTTGATGGCTCATGTACTCCTCTTAAAGCTAAGACATCTGCTCTGATTCGAGCAGAGGAGGTTCAGTCAAATCTGGGCCCTGAATTCCCTAGCTTTGTGAAAGTTTTGGTCAGATCACATGTGTCTAGTTGTTTTTGGATG GGGCTTCCTGGGCCATTCTGTGATATGCACCTACCAAAAAAGGATGTTATCATTACTTTGGAAGATGAAAGTGGGGCAGCATGTCAGATTAAATATATCGCAGACAAGACGGGACTAAGTGCTGGGTGGAGACGGTTTTCCATGGATCACAAGTTGCTTGAGGGAGATGTTTTGGTCTTCCATTTAGTTGAGCCAACCTCATTTAAG GTGTATATAATAAGGGCTAATGATTTGACTGAAGTCGATGGTGCTCTTGGCCTTCTAGAACTGGACACTCATACAAAAAATGATGCTGGCAAGCTGGTTGCAGTCTCTG taattgcAGATCTGGATACAGTTGCTTGTAAAAGTTCAAAGAGGAAGCATTCAAAATCTCTTCCACTGGTTGTTTTCCAAAAGAAGAATAGGAAGACAGGATCAATTCCTAACCTTATGCAGAGAGAACAATCTGAAAATGACAGTGAAGGGAATGGTTCAGAAGTTTTGGAAGGTTCCAAATTCTTTGAGCCTGCAGTTCAATTCAAAGACATAAGTTTTGATAATTTCAACATTTTGGTGGATGGGCTGCTTATTGATTCTGAGCTCCCAGAAGATACTAGAGCGAAGTACTATGAGCTTTGCTGCAGTCagaatgcatttcttcatgAGAAAATTGTCGAGGGCTTAAATTGTAGGTTGATTGCTGAAATTATTTCTCAGACAGTTCAGATTGCTGATGCCCTGAGAGCTTGCAAGCTTACTACTTCTCGGGTTGAGTTTACAAATTGGGAGAGGACTTTGAAAGCCTTTGAGGTTCTGGGCATGAACGTTGGATTTTTACAAGCTCGACTGGACCATCTTGTGAGCCTTGCCTTTGACTCAGAAGGTGCCATGTACTCGAGGCAGTACATGGAGGTCACAATCGAACGAGCTCATGCAGAAGATGAGATGAGAGATCTCGAAGATAAGCTTATGGAACTAAAAGCAGCATCTGAAAGGATGGATGCTGATATAGAGACTCTGAAGGAAGCAGTTGAGAACCATGTAATCAGGTTCCAAGAAGAGATTGTCGCACCCTGGTAA
- the LOC100264623 gene encoding B3 domain-containing protein Os01g0234100 isoform X2 translates to MGVDQNVVKQEVEDEVFRMASSRESRRSREEDVTLAQLSQTVRTFAPSTPQSLTKIKLKSSTRTKQKKCVEKKEKGFGIKRRRSTFKLKHEASDHSPKSASRKRNKAAVDGSCTPLKAKTSALIRAEEVQSNLGPEFPSFVKVLVRSHVSSCFWMGLPGPFCDMHLPKKDVIITLEDESGAACQIKYIADKTGLSAGWRRFSMDHKLLEGDVLVFHLVEPTSFKVYIIRANDLTEVDGALGLLELDTHTKNDAGKLVAVSDLDTVACKSSKRKHSKSLPLVVFQKKNRKTGSIPNLMQREQSENDSEGNGSEVLEGSKFFEPAVQFKDISFDNFNILVDGLLIDSELPEDTRAKYYELCCSQNAFLHEKIVEGLNCRLIAEIISQTVQIADALRACKLTTSRVEFTNWERTLKAFEVLGMNVGFLQARLDHLVSLAFDSEGAMYSRQYMEVTIERAHAEDEMRDLEDKLMELKAASERMDADIETLKEAVENHVIRFQEEIVAPW, encoded by the exons ATGGGCGTGGATCAAAATGTTGTTAAGCAGGAAGTGGAGGATGAAGTGTTCAGAATGGCGTCGTCTCGGGAGAGCCGAAGGTCCAGGGAAGAAGACGTGACTCTGGCTCAATTGTCCCAGACTGTGCGGACCTTCGCTCCCTCCACGCCGCAGTCACTAACAAAGATCAAGCTCAAGTCTTCTACTCGG ACTAAACAGAAAAAGTGTGtagagaaaaaagagaagggTTTTGGGATCAAGAGGAGGCGTTCGACTTTCAAATTGAAGCAC GAGGCATCTGATCATTCACCAAAGTCTGCAAG CCGTAAACGAAATAAGGCTGCAGTTGATGGCTCATGTACTCCTCTTAAAGCTAAGACATCTGCTCTGATTCGAGCAGAGGAGGTTCAGTCAAATCTGGGCCCTGAATTCCCTAGCTTTGTGAAAGTTTTGGTCAGATCACATGTGTCTAGTTGTTTTTGGATG GGGCTTCCTGGGCCATTCTGTGATATGCACCTACCAAAAAAGGATGTTATCATTACTTTGGAAGATGAAAGTGGGGCAGCATGTCAGATTAAATATATCGCAGACAAGACGGGACTAAGTGCTGGGTGGAGACGGTTTTCCATGGATCACAAGTTGCTTGAGGGAGATGTTTTGGTCTTCCATTTAGTTGAGCCAACCTCATTTAAG GTGTATATAATAAGGGCTAATGATTTGACTGAAGTCGATGGTGCTCTTGGCCTTCTAGAACTGGACACTCATACAAAAAATGATGCTGGCAAGCTGGTTGCAGTCTCTG ATCTGGATACAGTTGCTTGTAAAAGTTCAAAGAGGAAGCATTCAAAATCTCTTCCACTGGTTGTTTTCCAAAAGAAGAATAGGAAGACAGGATCAATTCCTAACCTTATGCAGAGAGAACAATCTGAAAATGACAGTGAAGGGAATGGTTCAGAAGTTTTGGAAGGTTCCAAATTCTTTGAGCCTGCAGTTCAATTCAAAGACATAAGTTTTGATAATTTCAACATTTTGGTGGATGGGCTGCTTATTGATTCTGAGCTCCCAGAAGATACTAGAGCGAAGTACTATGAGCTTTGCTGCAGTCagaatgcatttcttcatgAGAAAATTGTCGAGGGCTTAAATTGTAGGTTGATTGCTGAAATTATTTCTCAGACAGTTCAGATTGCTGATGCCCTGAGAGCTTGCAAGCTTACTACTTCTCGGGTTGAGTTTACAAATTGGGAGAGGACTTTGAAAGCCTTTGAGGTTCTGGGCATGAACGTTGGATTTTTACAAGCTCGACTGGACCATCTTGTGAGCCTTGCCTTTGACTCAGAAGGTGCCATGTACTCGAGGCAGTACATGGAGGTCACAATCGAACGAGCTCATGCAGAAGATGAGATGAGAGATCTCGAAGATAAGCTTATGGAACTAAAAGCAGCATCTGAAAGGATGGATGCTGATATAGAGACTCTGAAGGAAGCAGTTGAGAACCATGTAATCAGGTTCCAAGAAGAGATTGTCGCACCCTGGTAA